One window of the Capnocytophaga haemolytica genome contains the following:
- a CDS encoding NAD(P)H-dependent oxidoreductase has product MKILLINGGKEFGPSGGRLNTTLQEQAREVLTAMGHKIRETVIDRGYDIEEEVEKLLWMDVVIWQMPAWWMAEPWIVKQYVDYVFSRGSGKLYNNDGRHRVTPTEGYGTGGLLQGKKYMISGTWNAPIEAFTRENDFFDRAGIDGVYLHFHKANQFLGMKPLPTFVCMDVVKNPQIAQYLNDYKLHLESIFNNE; this is encoded by the coding sequence GTAAGGAATTTGGACCTTCAGGAGGTAGGTTGAATACTACTTTACAAGAGCAAGCACGTGAGGTACTTACGGCTATGGGGCACAAGATACGTGAAACAGTGATTGACAGGGGATATGACATAGAAGAGGAAGTAGAGAAGTTACTATGGATGGATGTAGTAATATGGCAAATGCCTGCTTGGTGGATGGCTGAGCCGTGGATAGTAAAACAATACGTGGATTATGTGTTTTCTCGGGGTTCTGGGAAGTTATATAACAACGATGGTAGGCATAGGGTGACACCTACAGAAGGATATGGCACGGGCGGCTTATTGCAAGGTAAGAAGTATATGATTTCAGGTACTTGGAATGCTCCAATAGAGGCATTTACCCGTGAAAATGATTTTTTTGATAGAGCAGGTATTGATGGTGTGTATTTGCATTTTCACAAGGCAAATCAGTTTTTAGGTATGAAGCCTTTACCTACTTTTGTGTGTATGGATGTGGTTAAGAACCCGCAAATAGCGCAGTACTTAAATGATTATAAGTTACATTTAGAAAGTATATTTAATAACGAATAA